A window of Nitratireductor kimnyeongensis genomic DNA:
TCCGGACGAGACGGACAACGCATGCAATGTCTACAATGATCCAGACCTTGCCGCCGAAGCTGCATTGGCCTGCCTCGCGCTGGGTTTTGACGCGATCAAGTTCGATCCAGCCGGCCCTTACTCGGCCTTTGGCGGCCATCAACCACGCCAAAGTGACATCGACCTCTCCACGCGCATGGTTGCTGCCGTGCGCGAGGCTGTCGGTGGGCGCGCCGACATTCTCTTCGGAACCCATGGTCAGTTCACACCTTCCGGTGCAATCCGGCTAGCCCGCGCACTAGAGCCTTATGACCCGCTCTGGTTCGAGGAACCTGTCCCACCAGATGCCCCAGAAGCCATGGCTCAAGTGGCACGTGGCACCCGCATTCCCATTGCCACGGGTGAGCGCCTGACGACAAAGTACGAGTTTGCCCAGCTTCTCAGCCAGGGTGCCGCTGGTATCTTTCAGCCCAATCTCGGCAGGTCAGGTGGACTGCTTGAAACAAAGAAGATCGCGGCAATGGCGGAAGCCCACCACGTTCAGATCGCACCGCACTGCTATTGTGGCCCCATCGTCGCAGCCGCCAACATTCAGCTCGCCACCACGCTACCAAATTTCCTGATCTTGGAAGCGATCCGCACCTTCGATGGTTTTCACGCGCAACTCCTGAAAAAGAAAATCACCTGGGAGGATGGTTTTGTCATTCCGTCGAGTGAGCCCGGTCTTGGTGTCGAGCTTGATGAAGCTGTGGCCGAAGCAAACCCATACGAAGGCAACAAACTGCACCTTCAGATGACCCAAGCGCCGATTTCGGAAAAATAGCCGACCGCATTTCCGATTCATGTTCAAAACCTTACCGCGACCAAATGAATCATCACGCAAGGAACTTGAATCAATACTTGAAGTGCACATTGGCTCCAGAGGAGCACAAACCACGTAGCAGTTAACGCACGCCTAACAATTCGCGCACCGTTTGCCCGAGAAGCGCCCTGCCGGCCGGCGACCACCCGAGGGCGCACAAAAGATCCGTTTTCATCACGTTGATCGCCCGGCAGTCAGCAACACGCGGCAGTGGGTTCTTGCACCCGGTCTCCTCTGCCACAAGCGCCAGCAGATCGTGACGATCAACCACCAGATCAGACACGTTGAAGACACCGCCCGCAAGCTTGTTGGCGGGCAAAGTCAACATCATGCGGACAGCCGATCCGACATCCTCGCCGTGCACTTCAGATGCCACGCGCGGTGCGATCTCCCGGCCTGCCAGATAATCGGCAAAGAGGCTCTCCCATTTGTGCGACCGTCCGTACCCAGCAGGCCCGTAGACACCGGTGACCCGCAGGCTCACGCCGGCAAAATTTTCTCCGGAAAGCTGGGAAAGCGCCTCTTCTGCAGCCAGCTTCACCTCTCCATAGAGCGTATCAGGGCGGCAGACGTCACGTTCATCCAGCATCACCCCCGGATCGCGCAGCCCGTAAACAGCCCGTGTCGAAAGAAACACTGTTCGCGCCACACCCGCCGCGCGCGCTGCTCGAAACAT
This region includes:
- a CDS encoding mandelate racemase/muconate lactonizing enzyme family protein; the encoded protein is MKIVEARTFVTANPPPHAGGRYFIFVKLATDGGVVGYGEAYSSAFGPHLTARMIEDIAERYLIGQDPHDIEAFFRRTYSSGFSQRPDPTLMGCVSALEMACWDIIGKEAGKPVYKLLGGKVHQRLRSYTYLYPATGSAVPDETDNACNVYNDPDLAAEAALACLALGFDAIKFDPAGPYSAFGGHQPRQSDIDLSTRMVAAVREAVGGRADILFGTHGQFTPSGAIRLARALEPYDPLWFEEPVPPDAPEAMAQVARGTRIPIATGERLTTKYEFAQLLSQGAAGIFQPNLGRSGGLLETKKIAAMAEAHHVQIAPHCYCGPIVAAANIQLATTLPNFLILEAIRTFDGFHAQLLKKKITWEDGFVIPSSEPGLGVELDEAVAEANPYEGNKLHLQMTQAPISEK
- a CDS encoding NAD-dependent epimerase/dehydratase family protein yields the protein MTTPHSIVSGGTGLVGRFIVEALLAAGHRVTVLGRNAPPEGFFSKPLTFAPMELEPTSISTALFEGAAFFVHAAFDHAPGKYRGGEADDADGFRRRNLEGSVAMFRAARAAGVARTVFLSTRAVYGLRDPGVMLDERDVCRPDTLYGEVKLAAEEALSQLSGENFAGVSLRVTGVYGPAGYGRSHKWESLFADYLAGREIAPRVASEVHGEDVGSAVRMMLTLPANKLAGGVFNVSDLVVDRHDLLALVAEETGCKNPLPRVADCRAINVMKTDLLCALGWSPAGRALLGQTVRELLGVR